ATCATACATTCTACCAAGCAGTAAAGGTTATATATGCAGCCGGACCAGATTGGGCGGTCATCAGCGTATTTGTCCTAATTATATTGATTGCACTTTATTGTGTGCTTGCCTCAAAGGTAAACCGATTACTTCATGCTGGGATTGCCGTGTTCGTATGTTTGCTGGTGACGTACATGCCATGCGTATGGTTTCCACAAATATTAGAAGGTATATATTTGAAGTTGGGTTTGATTACGCCTTGGTATCTCGAGACTGTCCCTAAAATAATCGTCTTCCCTACCCTCTGGCTACCAGCTATTTTAGTACCCATTGCGTTATGGACTGTTTGTGTAATGGTGGCAGATACCCTAGGAGGGAAGCCACTTTTGACAAAGAAAATAATCGCTCGTAATCATGAGAATGCACTTGATATTAATCGTCAAATGGTTGAGCAATGGCGTTTAGAAAAGCAAGAACGTGAACGATTGAAAGAAGATCCGGCCGGGCTTCATTAAGAAGTCGGCCGTTTCTTTTTTTTGGCATTCAGACTTTACGGCTGAGTAGAAAATCCAATCACCTATTGTTGCTAACAACCCATACTTCACATGTGTTGCAAAGGTCTGATTGTGAGGGTATTAATTTCTTTTCCCCGCAAAAGTAACAATGTTTGAACATATATACTTTTTTCACTCTGTATTGAGCAATGTTTTCACACAAAAGAAGGAATCTTACTATAAACACTTCAATTCTTTTGTTCACATCAATCACCTCTGTGAAACATGGTTCTCATAAGAGAAACCTTGATCAATCAAATTGGTTAACCATGTTGCAAGAAATTCGTTAAGCTCCTCTTGCTCATGTAAGTCAACGACATCGTCTTCATCGTATGCGTCCCGATAACTATACATATCCTGATATGTGGCAGCATCTGCCGTCTCATCTTCGGGATTGATGCGTATTTCCATATCGGGGTCAGCTATAAGATCACCGTTTAAGCGGTAATAGTGCGTCATACTAATGATATTTGTTCCAATCACTTCAATAACCAGATCCATAAATGGTGTTGATCGAAGTTTGGTAGAACCCGATTCCCCTATTAAAAGTTCCTTCAAATTGCCACCGAGTAACTGATTAATTTTTGAATAACGTTCATTTGCGTTCATGTATATTCCTCCAGTAGTCCCCTCTCACACCGAGAGGACAAGAATGTTAACCTTGTCATGCCCGGTGTGAGGGCAATTACCTTATGGAAGATCTGAATCAGTAGAGATTGTTAACAATGAAACGTTCGTTATGTTTATTCGATTACCCCCATCTTGCCTCCGTACTGGCTAGGCATATCTAAGAGCATCACTATGTTATAAATTTCAGTTACGACTAATTCTAAATCGTTGACGTACATGTTAGGCACATCAACATTCTTTAGGTATTCCACATCGTTGATGACCTCAGGTATGAACCAAAAGGTTTGAGCGCTCCCAAAATCCCCTCCAGAAAAGGTGCAGTAAATGCGTCCGCCTGATACTCGATAGGTATTTATGAAATTGCTTTCGTAGGATCGGACAATATAGTCCTTGTCCTCGATCAACTCAGAAACCAAAAGTGTTTTTTCTTCCTCTAGACTCAATCCTTCGATTTGCCCAGTTCCTTTGCACAGTTCACATTCTGAATTAGCAGTTTGAAAATCCTCGTCTTTGCACTCACAACGAAAACTCATTCTAATCATCTCCTGGTAGTCCCCTCTCACACCGAGAGGACAATTTTGTCAAACTTGTCATGCCCGGTGTGAGGGCTCTTACCTTATGAAATTGTTATATTCTAGTTGTATTCATCCAGCTGGCCAATGAAATCATCGAGTTTTAGATCGAATCTCTCATCATGCTCATAAAGAATGACATGGGTCTGAAGTGGGTTAAATCCTTTAACTGAAGCCGGCCCCCAGCCTGTTAAAATTTGCTTTCCAAAATATGAACGAATGCGTTTTTTCATTTGTGTAAGTTGGGAGTTTGGTCCAAGCTGCTCAACGATCTTTAGGAATAAGGGAAATGTAAATTCATATACTCCCTCTGAATTAGATGCAATAAACTGATCTTTCTTCAGTTGTAAGAATGTATATATACCATCCTTACACTCGATCGTATCTCCATTCTTTAGGCTCTTTAGTGCTACCTTAATCTCGGCAATAACGGAATCTGCATTTTTACTGACGAGTTCAGTAATGATATTCTTGTTAACAACCAGTAGCTGAGTTCCACCGTCAACTGGTTTACAAATGACGGTCGATTTTTCGGTACGTATGTAAATGTATGTCTTGTTGTTTCTCAACCGAATTAAATCGCCTGGTTCTAGTGTTTTTAGTATCAGCTTATCCATACTTCATTTCCTCCTTGACCCCGCCTACACCACGGGGATTATTAATAAAAATCCGCCCGGTGTAGGGGTCGTCAATATGAAGTTAGATGTTGATACTACTTTTCAGTTGCAATTCTTTTACACGTTTCCTGTCAGCGCTGGGCACCCACACTTTATCCTGGAATAGGGTGTTGCAGCGTTCTTGGATGGCAGCAAGCTCGCTAGGCGTAACGTCATAGATTATCTCTGAGTAGTCGCCACGATACGTGCTGTCCTTATCGTTTAGGATTCCGTTTGGTTTGAGGGCAAATAAGTCATCTACTTGAATTGGGGTTGGTTTTAACTCCTCCCGCTTCAGGGAGAAACCTTCTTTCTCCCAGCATTCCAAGATAAAATCAATCTCGTCTTCATCGAGTAATTGGAATCCATCTTCTAAATATCCACTAACAAGCTCTGCATGAAGCAAACCTTGAAGCAACATCTTGCGCCCAACGATGGAAATTGGACCAGGCGTATAGCGCCAAATGCTATCCTCAGTTCCGGCATCTAGTTCCAGATACTCAATCTCCCCTTTTAGCTTTCCATGTACCCTTTTTCGGAGAGGGAGGCGAAATCTGGCATCGTTACGTAGGTCGTAAAGAGCGACTTTCCATTTGTAGAGTGGAAGAACTTTTGCATCACCTTGGTTATAGAGGTTTGCAAGCATGTTATCCTTCCTACCGATGTGGCAGCATGTGTAACATCCGAATCGACTGCCTCCACAACTGGAAGTCTGTTTACCTGTTGGTGCAGTAAGTTCACATTCACCACCATTACTAGCGTTGTAGAGCGCCAGTAATTCACTGGTCTCCGATCCCCATGCGAGCCTTCCACGATTGAGAAGATAATCCCAAACATCATCCGTCTCAAAATCTACGATAGGATGATATACGAGGATACGTGGATGATCGGAATGACGAGCAAACTTATCGTCAAGTGAATGCTTTGCGATGCTGGCCTTCCTTTTCGTGCTTTCAGAATTACGAACTCCTAAGAACATGATGGCATCGTAGTCATCAAGTACCATACGATCAGCCATGATACGATTCACAATTTTCGTCACAGGATCGAGCTTTGTCTTATCAGAACACCACCTGAACCGGCTACTTTCCGTTGGTGGTGGATTTCCAAAGCCAAGTACCTGAGATAAAAATCGTTTATCCATATCTGGCTCCGAGAGATGAACATATATGGGTAGATTCTGTTCACGGGCAGCCTGCTGAATCTTTCGTACGTAATTCCGTACGTGATTTTCAAATGCCGGTATTTCAACTCCTGTGACGCTGGTTACTACATGAAGCGGCTTTGTACGTGCTTCAGGAGGAATCTCCAGAATAGCACGCCAAAGTAGGTCCAACTGCATGGAGCTATCCTTACCATGCGACGTTGGGGCGATCCATACTCGGCTGTCCCTCATATACATGACTTTTAGTTCGTCAATGATAGACCGAGAATTTGCATTTACGTTCTGTTCTTCCTGAAGTTCAAAGATATTTATCATCGTTCCCGCTCCTCTCATATTGGAAAAAATAATTGGCCAGTTTCTTGGTCAATATAGTATTCCAATGGAGTGAATGGAGTGGGAGTTAATGCAGCAGCAGCCGGTTGTTCTGCCTTTTCTGGCATAACAGGCAAAACTTTATCGAAGTATAACTCGACTGCTCTCAGAAACCTATCGTCCTTCGGATAGACTGGTGATTCATAGTTGGCGTCCAAGAACGAAGATCGGATCCCTTTCACCTCAAACAGATAAAGCTCAAAGGAGCGGGCGAAGACTTCGGTCCGACGAAGATAATAATCTGAGTTGAACTTTGTCTTTCCTGTTCATCGGACAACAAATGGATCATCAAATGGTAAAGTTAGAATTGCGCGTCGTACGGATTGTTCGTACTTCTCGTACAAGTCCAAGAAAGAAAATTGATCACTTAGACGGTCGAATTTAGTACCAAATTGATAATCGATTTGATGCGCGCTTTCGTGCATGTAGCTTGATATTCCATCCAAGTCTACTAGAGTTGCCTTGAATCCTGGAAAGAACAAGCCCGAAGCCCGGTAGTTGCCTAGTTTGCGAATTCGGAAACTATGATCAGGAGCCAAAGGCAACTGAACAATGCTCGTCATACGCCTAAACTCCGTTTCAATTTCAGTGAATTTTTCCAAGTCAACGTCGGCATCCAGCTCCACCGTTCCATAATGAGTTAAAAACGCATTACTACTCATACGGCTTAGTGTTTTCTGTGGTATGTTCTTCTTGAGCTGCCAAACTCTCGCGTAGGTATCATTAGATTCTTCGC
This portion of the Paenibacillus sp. V4I7 genome encodes:
- a CDS encoding phosphoadenosine phosphosulfate reductase family protein, producing the protein MINIFELQEEQNVNANSRSIIDELKVMYMRDSRVWIAPTSHGKDSSMQLDLLWRAILEIPPEARTKPLHVVTSVTGVEIPAFENHVRNYVRKIQQAAREQNLPIYVHLSEPDMDKRFLSQVLGFGNPPPTESSRFRWCSDKTKLDPVTKIVNRIMADRMVLDDYDAIMFLGVRNSESTKRKASIAKHSLDDKFARHSDHPRILVYHPIVDFETDDVWDYLLNRGRLAWGSETSELLALYNASNGGECELTAPTGKQTSSCGGSRFGCYTCCHIGRKDNMLANLYNQGDAKVLPLYKWKVALYDLRNDARFRLPLRKRVHGKLKGEIEYLELDAGTEDSIWRYTPGPISIVGRKMLLQGLLHAELVSGYLEDGFQLLDEDEIDFILECWEKEGFSLKREELKPTPIQVDDLFALKPNGILNDKDSTYRGDYSEIIYDVTPSELAAIQERCNTLFQDKVWVPSADRKRVKELQLKSSINI